AACAGCGTGAGCTTGTGCCGGAGCACTGCATGTAGGGCATTTTGAAAAATTTAAAACAATGGCTTTTTTACCGGCAGATCGTTTATTTTTTCTAGATTTCGACGTCTTGCGTTTTGGTACTGGCATTTTAAACTCCTTGTGACATTATAAACAATTTTAATCTTTTATGAGCTACTATTTTACAATAATTAAACGAAAAAACAAACAAGTTTTATTGAAAATATAGTAATGTTTACCCTTATTTTGTCAAAATCTGCGCAATATCTTGTAAAATCGGTCAAATTTGGCATTCTAATGAAAATGAATTTGAATATAAAAATAGTTATAACAGGAGTAATCAAATGGCAGAAATTACAATGGAACTTATAAAAGAGCTTAGAGAAAAAACACAAGTAGGAATGATGGATTGCAAAAAAGCTCTTATTGAATCAAATGGCGATATAGAAAAAGCCATTGAAATTTTAAGGAAAAAAGGCGCAGCAGTTGCTCAAAAAAGAGCCGGAAATGCTACCGATAATGGACATGTTGAAAGTTGTTTGTCCAAAGATTTTAGAAAAGGTGTTCTTTTAAAAATGTCTTGCGAAACTGACTTTTCGGCAAACACCCAGGATATGAAAAATTTTGCCAAAGATGTTTGTGAACACATTTTAAGTAAAGGTTGTAAATCTGTTGAAAATCTATTGAATGAAATAATTTTTAATGGAAAAATAACAATTCAACAAAAACTGGAAGAACTGATTGCAAAAATTGCAGAAAGCATTAAAGCAGAAGAATTTGTACTTTATGAAACAGATAATTTCGGCTTTGTTAACTCTTACATTCATCCGGGTGCAAATCTTGGAATATTAATTGAATTAAGAGCTGATAAAGAAATTACCGGTGCTAATGTAGAAAAATTAAAACAGCTTACACACGATCTTTGTATGCAAATTGCAGTTACAAATCCACTTTCAATTTCATCAAACGATTTGGATAAAGACGTAATAGCCAAAGAACAAGAAATTATAAAAGAGCAACTTTTAAGCTCAGGCAAGCCTGCAAACATGGTCGAAAAAATTATGCAAGGTAAATTGGCCAAATTTTATGAAGATGTTTGTCTTGAAAATCAGGTTTATATTAAAAATGATAAGTTGAAAGTAAATCAATTGGTAGAATCAGTTTCAAAAGAAACAGGTTTAAAACTTGAAATAAAAAATTTCACCAGATTTTTTGTAGGCAAACAATAAAAGCGTAGAAAAATATGGAAAAAATAGTAGTAAAAATCAGTGGTGAGCTTTTTGTCGCCACTGATAATCTTAGAAACGTGATCGACCAAATAAAAATAATTTCCAACAATTACAATATTGGAATTGTTGTAGGTGCGGGAAATATTTTTCGCGGAGTTCAAAACGGAAAAACTCTTGGAATAAAACGAGAAACCGGTGATATTGCAGGCATGGTTGCCACAATGGTAAACGGCCTAGTTTTGCGCGATATGCTGGAAAGTGCAAATATAAAAACAAAAATTTTAACATCTATAGATTGCCCATCTGTGGCAGATAAAATAACATCTGAGAAAATAAATTGCGCTTTTGATGGCGACAAAGTTATAATATTTGTTGGAGGAACCGGAAACTCATATTTCACAACAGACACAAATGCAGTTTTACGTGGTTTACAAATAGGTGCAAAACAGCTATTAAAGGGAACAAAGGTTGATGGGCTTTTTGATAAAGATCCTAAAACTAATAAAGATGCCAAGTTGATAAAAAATATAAAATTTGATACGGTTCTTGAGAAAAAGTTAAAAGTAATGGATCTTACAGCTATAGCTATGGCACTTGAAAATAATATAAAAATTAGAATTTTTAATATATTTGAGCATAATTCCATTATAAAACTTTTAAATGATTCAAATTTTGGAAGTACTATTGAGTAAAGGGAAAAATATATGGTCGAAATAATATTCGAAGAAGGTAATAGTTCAAATTTTGAAAAACAAACAAAAACAGAGATGGAAAATCCTGTAAAGCATTATGAACGAGAACTTGCAGCCATAAGAACAGGAAGAGCGTCTACAAAACTTGTAGAAGATGTAAAAGTAGAAGTTTATGGCCAGCAGATGCGTATAAAAGATCTTGCAAGTATTTCAACTCCTGACGCAAGACTTATTACAATTCAACCATGGGACAAAACGGTAATAATAGACATAGAAAAAGGTATTGCTGCTTCCGATTTAGGCGTTACCCCTGTAAATGATGGCAATTTAATTCGAATTCAATTACCACAAATGACAGAAAGCAGAAGAACTGAGCTGGAAAAAATTCTTGGTAAAAAAACAGAAGAATGCAAAATTGGAATAAGAAATATAAGAAAAGAATTTCATAATTCAATTCGTGAATCAGAAAAAGAAAAAGATATATCTCAAGATTTTGCAAAAAGATTAAGTGATCTGTTACAAAAAATTACAGACCAATACACTGCAAAAGTTGACGAAATGAATGATAAAAAGTTAAAAGAAATAAAGCTTGTATAAAAAATTAAACTTGTATTTTTAACACAATAGAATATAAATTTATTTATAATAGTTTTGGTAGGGCCTGAAAATTGGGCCCTATTTTTTAGATTGGAAATTCTATATCAAATATCAATTCTTATTCTTATCAAAGTGACAAAAATATATTTTTTTTTCGTTATTTACACGCTCCCAACCTGCATTTTTAAAAAATTTTTCAGGTTTTTCAAAAACATAAATTTTTTCGTAATTTTCAATGTCTTTAAGTAATCGGTGTCTACCAAATTTCGATCCACCTTTTTCTTGATAAAAAAAATATTCCAAAGCCTCTTTGCTATC
The Candidatus Dependentiae bacterium DNA segment above includes these coding regions:
- a CDS encoding UMP kinase encodes the protein MEKIVVKISGELFVATDNLRNVIDQIKIISNNYNIGIVVGAGNIFRGVQNGKTLGIKRETGDIAGMVATMVNGLVLRDMLESANIKTKILTSIDCPSVADKITSEKINCAFDGDKVIIFVGGTGNSYFTTDTNAVLRGLQIGAKQLLKGTKVDGLFDKDPKTNKDAKLIKNIKFDTVLEKKLKVMDLTAIAMALENNIKIRIFNIFEHNSIIKLLNDSNFGSTIE
- the tsf gene encoding translation elongation factor Ts; translation: MAEITMELIKELREKTQVGMMDCKKALIESNGDIEKAIEILRKKGAAVAQKRAGNATDNGHVESCLSKDFRKGVLLKMSCETDFSANTQDMKNFAKDVCEHILSKGCKSVENLLNEIIFNGKITIQQKLEELIAKIAESIKAEEFVLYETDNFGFVNSYIHPGANLGILIELRADKEITGANVEKLKQLTHDLCMQIAVTNPLSISSNDLDKDVIAKEQEIIKEQLLSSGKPANMVEKIMQGKLAKFYEDVCLENQVYIKNDKLKVNQLVESVSKETGLKLEIKNFTRFFVGKQ
- the rpmF gene encoding 50S ribosomal protein L32, whose protein sequence is MPVPKRKTSKSRKNKRSAGKKAIVLNFSKCPTCSAPAQAHAV
- the frr gene encoding ribosome recycling factor yields the protein MENPVKHYERELAAIRTGRASTKLVEDVKVEVYGQQMRIKDLASISTPDARLITIQPWDKTVIIDIEKGIAASDLGVTPVNDGNLIRIQLPQMTESRRTELEKILGKKTEECKIGIRNIRKEFHNSIRESEKEKDISQDFAKRLSDLLQKITDQYTAKVDEMNDKKLKEIKLV